The nucleotide window TCCATCTCCGCGGTTGCTACTGCGTTCACCCAGCCGTTGTGGCCGGTGAGGGTGACGGTGGGTTGGCCGGTGGTGAGGTCCCACACGCGCACCGTGTGGTCGTCGCTGCTGCTGATAGCAACGGGTGTGCCAGCTACTTGTGTGGCTGCCACGGCACGTACCCAGTCGGTGTGGCCGGTGAGGATGGCGGTGGTGCGACTGGTGGTGAGGTCCCAGACGCGGACGGTGGTGTCGTCGCTGCCGGTGATGGCGATGGGGCTGCCGTTCATCTGGGTGGTGGCTACCGCGTTCACCGTATCGGTGTGGCCGGTGAGGATGGCGGTGGTGCGACTGGTGGTGAGGTCCCAGACGCGGACGGTGGTGTCGTCGCTGCCGGTGATGGCGATGGGGCTGCCGTTCATCTGGGTGGTGGCTACCGCATTCACCGTATCGGTGTGGCCGATGAGGACGGCGGTGTTTGATGCCGATACCTGCGAGCCGGTTGCCCACAACGGGCGCCAGCCGGCGCCACGGGCAAGGTCCGCAGCGAGCTCTCGGGCCTGGAAACGGGCGGCGTTCAGGATGAGGATGTGCTGGCGCTCCTGGGGAGCAAGCGTACGGAGGAGCGAGTAGGACGTGCGATAGACCGCGGCGCTGAGCCGCTCGCTTCGGGTAGTTGCCTTGCGAAGAATGGCACTGACGGTGTCGGGCTCCGCATTGATAAGAAAGGCAGGATCTTGGAGCAGTTCTCCAGCCCTGCCGGCATGGATGGCGTGTTGGGCCGCATGGCGCAGCACGTATGGGTCGGCTACCTGCCAGGCGCGACTGCCGTCTTCAGCTTTCGGAATGGACTCAAGGAGCCGTTCGTAAACGGTTGCGGCGAAGGGCTGCGGTGCGGCAGTGCTCATCCGGTTTGCTCCTGCCCTTGGCGGCTGTAGGGTCCGGCCCGAAGCCGTTCTGCGAGTCCTTCGTGGAAGAGCCGGTACAAAGTGGTGCCGTCGACGTCGATGTCGCGGCGCAGGTAGAAGCGGGCTTGCTCAAGGGCTTCGCGGAGGCTGTCGGTCGGTAGGGGGCCGCCACTGGATTCACGTTGCATGAAGGCGGGGGCAACGTGGGCGAGGGCTCGTTCCGGTATACCGCGGCCTTCCGCGTAGGCGAGGGCCGCCAGGACAGGGCGTAGGTGTGGTTGGTCACCGCGGCCGACGAGATCAAGTTCGAGGAGCTCCGCCAGGTCCACAGGGGCTGCAAGCCCGAGTTCTCGGGCGAGTGCCGGGTTGCACTCGGTGGGCAGGGAGAGAACGTGACGCACGTAGAGGCCTGCAGCCAGGAACTCTCCCCACGCCAGCGGCTCGGCCTCACCGGCAGCATCCTGGGATGGAGCGTTGACACCTGTCAGACGTGTTGCGATGCCTTCAGCAAGAGCCCTTGCGGCCTCTCCAGCCTCCGCTGCTGCGTAGGAGGTGTCGATCGCAAGCAGGGCCCCCACGTACTCCTGCAGCGACTCGTAGAGGTCGTGTGGCTGGACATGGTTGAGGTCGAGCCAGCCTCCGGAGGCGTCAGCAAACTGTGTCAGGGTGGCGAAGCGCCGATCCGAGCGGGTTCCCACAAGCAGCCGTATCCGGGGAGAGTCCTTGAGGGCCTCACGGACCAGCGGTAGCAACAGGGCTTGAGTAACGTCCTCGGGTCTTTCAGCCTCATCGAGGGCATCAATCACCACGGTGTAGGGGGCGTCAGAAGCCGATTGCGCGAGCTCGAGCAGACTTTGCGCGTCCCAGCCGTCAGCGGGGCGGTCCTTCTCGGCTGCTCCCATCTGGCGGGCGAGGGAGTCGCTGACCTGCGTAAGGTCACGGCGTCGGGCATGGACCACAGCAAGCCGCTCGTTACGGCCCGGCTTGGCCGGCAGGGAGTGCCACAGATTTTGCGTGGCGCCGCGCAAGGTTGGATGGGCCGCGCAGACAAGAACACCCAAAAGCGCCGATTTGCCCACTCCGGGTTTGCCGGTCAGGAGACGAAAACCGGACCCTTGGCCGTTGAACCACGCGGTCAACGCCCGGACTTCCGCGTCTCTTCCGCGGAAATACCCCTGACCTGAGTCGCCGCGGTCCAAAGGTTCCGCACTGGCGCCACGAAGCATGAAGTGCCGCGCGTCGAAGGCCTCGTCGAGCATGGAGGCGATGCCAGCATCGACTTCCGGCAACAGGCTCTCCTGCCTGGTATAGCCGGGATTGGGGAAAAACGGCAGGTGATCGATGCGAGCCGTGAACGGCACGCGACTGACGTCCACCTGCTGAGCGAAGCCCTCCGTTTCGCTGAGCTTCGCCACTTCTCGGGCGATCTCGTGCGCGACAGTCGGCAGCGGAATGTGCTGGTATGACGAGTCCACTGCCAAAGTGCCGTCGAGGTAGTGCCCTAGAACCATGGCCGTGGCGCGGCTCAGCCGGTAGCCGAATGCTTTGTCTTCGCGCCCGGAGGCGGCGATCACCCAGGCACGGCGCTCACCGACCTGCATCTGCTGCTGCCAAGACAGTGTCGCAGCGGCACCGGAGTTGCACAGATCGAGAATGAACAGCGTCCGGGGCCGCGGCTTGTCGGGGTGTGATTCGATCAGGCTGATCCACGAGGAGACCGGGTCGTCGAGGTTTGTTCCATCGCTCGCTACGACGTGTAGTTCCCGTTCGCCGGTCTCGGCCAGCCTGCCGTGCGCAACAATGTGAACCACGAGCGCCTGCGTGCTGGTGGACCGGACAGCATTGCGGACTTTCTCACTAAGGTCTGTGGTCTCATCGGGCCGCCACGTCTCGGTGTAGCCGAACCTGACGAGCGCCTCGGACACCGACGCGGCGCGTGCGGGCGCCTGGTCCAGCGGATCCAGTGCACCCAGCGCAGGTACGCCATCCTCGCGCTGTGCAGTCACGGACAAGCCCACAGACAGCGCTACCCGTTCCGCGCTGTCGCGGCCAACACCGTTGTCCATGCACCGTCCTTCTAGCTCTCCGACTTCGAGGGTATTCATCGGCCGTCTCATCGGCAGGCCTAACCAGAAATGCCCTCGGCACTGCATGATCACAGATAAGGCGAGGCCCTGGGCCAGTTCCCATCTGGTGAGGCACCCTGGGTGTCTGTCATTCGCTGATCCGGGACCGGTCATGGCCAAGTCACGGTCTTTGCGGCCTGCTTCGCCTGGCTGGTCCTGCTCTCCTGCGGGCAGGTAGAAGGAGCCATGAGATGCAAAGACAGGGATAAGGCCCGGGATCTCCCTCAAGCAGAGGTCTGTTGCCCCCCTGATGCTGTGAGGATCCCGGTCTCGCGGAGAGAGTCGAGATGTCGGGCGATGGCACTGGCGTGTGCGGGGTCGCGCAGGAGGATGCCGCACTCAAGGTTCTTCTCGAAGGCGTAGCTGGTGAGGTTGGCGCTGCCGATGAGGGCTGTTTGACGGTCCACCACGATGATCTTGGCGTGTAGTGAGGCGCCGCTTTCGCGGTACTGGACCGGCCAGCTCAGCCGAGTGGCGGGCAGGTCGAAGAAGCCGGTGCGCCCTTGGAACTTGGGGTTGTCCGCCTGCTGCTCCAGCAGGAGCGTCACCTCGACACCGCGGGCGGCAGCTGCGGTGAGAGCGGTACTGAGCGATTTTGGAGGGTAGCTGGCGTAGCTGACCAGCAGGATCTCCCTCTTCGCGGAGTCGACTAGTTCGCCGACGACGGCGGAGGTCAGACGGGAGGTCTGGATGCTGGAGGCCGGCCCTGTCCACACGACATCCACGCGGTGCCCAACTAGCTGTCTACGTCTGGCCTGCGCGGCGCCGAGCAGCAGGCCTGCGGCGTAGGGGCCTTCGGTGTCGCCGGGCAGGTAGGAGCGGAGCCTGCGGCAGGCAGCGCGGACGGCTATACCGGCGACCTGAGCCTCCAGCGCCCGCAGACCCCTTCGACCCCGTCCGGCAGGCATGCGCGAGCTGCCTGGCGTCGTCGTACGGGAGCCGCTCGGCGAGTTCGGCAGCGAGGTCCTCGAGTGATCCGGGTGGTGTCATAGCTGGAAGGCCAGGCCATCACGGGTGATGTCGACGAGGAACGCCCGATCCAGCCACCTGTTGTTGGTCTCGCAGCTGGTTTCCGACGCGAACAGGCAGGCATGGCAGGCTGCAGAGTGCAGCGTGTCGGATGGGAACTCGGGGACGTGTTCGGCGCAGAGCGGGTCGCTGGAGCAGCGGCTGGCGTCCTCGAATGCCTGGTCCAGCAGTCGCTTGAGGTAGCGGGCGCTGCCGAGGGCGACCAAGCCGCCGAGGGTGCCTTCGCTGTCGCTGGCGGCGGTGGAGAGCAGGACGCCGGCGGCCGGCTTGGTTGGGCGCCCGATGTACAGCCGTTCGCGGATGCTGGATGAGGAGTAGCCGCATTCCAGAGCGACCTGGCGCATCAGCAGGTGGCTGAAGGTGTGCAGGAGGACGAACCGGGCGATGGGGAATCCGGGCACGTACGGCTGGTCCCGGTTCTGGCACCACCGCTGGTGGGCGGCTTGCAAGGCGATGAGCCGGGGGTGGTTGGCGACCTTGCCTACCCAGCGGGACACAGCGTCCTCACGCAGCTGCAGGAAGATCCCTTCGCCGCGCTGCTCGACTGCTGGGACCCACTGGGTGGCTCCGCGCGAGAGGGAGACGCGGTTGTGGGGGATGAGGTCGCGGCGGTCAGGGGCGGCGATGCGGGTGAACGCGACGAGGGCCTGTACCTCGCGGAGCCGGGTGACCTGGACGACCTGCTCAAGCAAGTCGTCGTAGCCGACGGGGGTGGCGGTCGGGGTGGCTCGGAAGTCGGCGTCCTGCCGCGTGGTGGTGGGCTTGGCGAGCAGTCGCCACTCGTCCTCCAGCAGGTCGCCGGAGGTTTCTTCGGGCTGCGGGCCACCGGCCGCGCGGATCTTCTCGATAAGGGCCCACAGTTCGTCGGACGGCACGGAACGCAGGTTCCTCAGGTCGTTCATGCCATCGACCATCATCTGCATGAACTCCTGGGAAGGCGCCGGGCCGAAGACCTTCCAGTGGGCCCTGACCAGGTCCTCCACGGACTCCGCTTGCGGCAGATGCAGGGCGCTCGCCGTAACGCTGAACCACAGGTTGGACGCGCCGAGGACCATCAGGCGCAAGGGGGAGCCGCACGCCTCAAACCGCTGCTGGTGGGGGTGGCGTCCGCGGCAGAGAGGGAGCTTTTCGTGCCCGGTCTTGCCGGCGGCCTCTTGGAGGCTGCGCGAGGCACCGCACTCGGCGCACCTCACGGTCACCTGCGGCCCGAGCGTGCTGGCACTGTCGAGCATGACGAGTTTGGCGCCACCGCACGGCTGGGTGGCATTGACGTGGACAAACTCGACGTATGGGAAGTCGTCAAGGTGCCCGTTGTCGCAGGCGACGATGAAGCGGGCCGGCACGCAGGCGCGCTTGTTGACCTCGCGAGTGGTCGTCTGCCTCTGGCACTGGCTGTGCACCCACTTGGCGAGGTCGGGCCGACGCCCGTAGCGGTGCACGAGATCGAACTGGCCGGGCGGGTCGAGCGGACCGAGGCGGTGGCAGCGAGGGCAGCGCACCCACCCGGGGAACGGGGTCACAGGTACCCCGACCCGGGTGTAGGGGTCGTCGGTTTCGGACGGGTCCCAGGGGGCCTTGCGCAGTGCCCGGACCTGCTGACCGAGGACCCGCTGGACCTCGGCCAGCAGCCGTGGCTCCTGGATAGTCTCCTGCCGCTCCGGGCTCCAGGCGTCCAGACTGCGCACGATGACGCTCATGGTGGGCAGGTCGACAATCGAGCCGACACCGGCGGTGGTGACCAGGTGACTGGGGCGAACCTGGCCGATCCGGCTGGGATTACGCCGTCCGGTCGGGACGGCGCCAGCATTCAGTTTCACGTGGAGCCTCCCTTGGGCGGGCGGTCGTAGTGCCAAGCAGGCGCGGAATCGAGACTGCCGTCCCGCCGGTCAAGCTGCAGGACGATTTCCGGTTCGACCTCGCGCAGGCTCATCGGCGCGGACCACAGGTCCCAGCCCTCCTCGTCGGGGCTGCGCAGCAGCCCGGAGACGTCGGCGGCTTCCTCGTAGCCGAGGCGCCCGGCCTTGAGGGCGGTGCGCTTCTTGGCCCAGGAGTCGAGCCGGTACTGTGCGGCCTGGCGGACAGTGGCGGCCTGCGGGGCGTCGTGCAGCACCTTGGCGGCGCGCTGTTCCAGGGCGTTGAGAAGTTCGGTTACCGCAGTCCCGGAGAGCGGAACGTTGTTTGCTGCGATGTTCGGCAGGGATGCGTACGAGGAGTGGCGGACGGCGGCGGCCAGTATGCCGCTGAGCCCGCGGTCCAGGGCTCGGTCGCTGAACGGCGTGGTCGTCAGGCCTTCGACGCGCATGCCGAAGGTGGCGTGGTCGTAGCCGAAGGACTCGTAGTGGGCGAGGTCCCGGGGGCGGCTCCACTGGTAGAGGGTGACGACCAGGCCGGGCCGCCGGGGATCGCGTCCCACCCGGGAGGTCGCCTGGATGTACTCGGCGCTGTTCTTGGGCTGTCCGGTGACGACCATCAGGCCGAGGCGGGGTACGTCGACGCCGACCTGCAGCATGCTGGTGGCGAGCAGCACGTCGAGCGGCTGGGCGCGGCCGGCGAGTTTGGCGCGGGCCTCGGCGGCGTTGCGGCGGAACTCCTCCAGTGCGTCGGAGGAGTCGAAGCGCGGGTCGAAGGTCCGCTCCAGCTCGGCGAGGGTGCTGCCGATGCGGCTGCTGGGCATGCGGCTGGTCAGTTCGGCGACGTTGGGGCGTCGGCGGCGGGTGCGGACCTGTCGGCTCGCGAGGCGGTCGGCGACGTCGTCGTCCACCAGCCTCTTCATGCCGGCGAGTTCGCGGGTGGAGGTGAAGTAGTCGACCACCGTGAGGTAGGGGTCGGCGGCGGCGCCGTAGCGGTCGAACAGTGTCTGACCGTGCTCCAGCAGGGCGGTGACGAGGCGGATCTCGATCGACTTCAGCCGCTCGCCGGTCGCGCACACGCCCCGGTAGCGGCGGCTCGGCGTGTCCGGCCCTGGGGTCACCGAACGAGAGAAGAACGTGTCCCCCGCATCCAGCAGCTGAGGCGGGAAGATGGTCAGGCCGCGCGCGAAGACCTGCTCGACCTGGTCCCGGGCCCGGCGCACCGTCGCGGTGGAGGCAACCAGCACGGGCCGCACCGGCACACCGCCGACCGGGCGACTGCACAACCGGTCCACCACCGTCTCGTACAGGCCGACCAGGCTGCCCAACGCGTCACTGATCAGGTGCAGCTCGTCCTGGATCACCAGGTCTGGAGGCCGTAGCCGCATCGCGGGCTGCGGCGAGGCTGCGGGCAGCCCGCCCGCAGCCGGGTGCCTACTCTTGCAGAACTCCCGGAACGTCGGCGTGCGCCATCCGTGCCGCTCGCACTTGCTGTCCACGAGGCCGAACAGCGGCGCCACCGCGTCCTTCCACGGCAGCTGGGCGAGCTTGTCAACAGTACTGATCACCAGCGACGGGGTCAGCCGGTAGATCTCCTCATCGACCGTCAGCACCGGCAGGCCTTCGCCGTTCGAGCCCCGTTCGGTGTAAAGGCAGTCGCCCTCCGGGTCACTGCAGAACACCCGGACCCGGCGCTTAAGATCGTCGGTCTTCAGACTGGTGCCGGTCAGCTTCGACCCGCACCAGGGGCAGGCGACGAGCTGCAGCGGGCCGCCCAGCGCATTCTCGCGGTCCTGGGCATCCTCGACTTGCCGCTTGGCCTCCCCATAGCTGTTCGGCGTGACAGCGCTGCCCACCCACAGCCCGACACGGAACGGCGTCGTGCCCCAGCGACCATCCCCGGCCGCCAGACGTTCCTGCCGCAGCCACTCACACGCACACACCAGGGCCGCCGCCCGCTGAAACTGCTGAGCCGTCAGCAGCCTCAGGGTGTAGCGCATCAGGACGGCGACGCCGTTCGTGCCGTCACGCGCCTCATCACCTTGCCCCACGATGCCCTGGAGACGACGGATGGCGAAGGTGTACGCAGTCAGCCCCAGGTACGCCTCGGTCTTGCCACCGCCGGTGGGGAAGAACAGCAACTGCACCTCGCCGTCGTCCACCGAGCGGTACGCATCCCGGTGCCCCGGATCGGTCAGCCCCGGCAGGCACAACAGGACAAACGCCAACTGGAACGGGCGCCAGCTGCGGTTGGCCGGCACGTCCTTCTCGCGCAGCAACCCGCCCAGCGACAGCTCCGGCGCGTTCAGTCGGGCGCGCACCACTTCGCCGCGCACACGCTGCAACGCCATCGCCTGGTTGGCGAAACGGAATGCCTCCCGCGCGATGCCATCGTCCCGCAACAGATCGATCGCGCGATCCAACCGGTCCGCTATTTCCTCCGCTCGGGTAAACGCCGGCCGGGCCGCAGCGGCATACCCCCCAATCTCCGGATCGTCATCGATGCGGCGCTCCTGCTCCGCCAGCCACGACCGATACCCGGTGACCAGCGGCCGCAGCGCACGAACCAGATCATCACGGGCCAGCTCAGCACTCCCCAGCCGGGCCATGTCCAGCACCAGACCCGGCATACCGGAGGTGTCACCCGGCACAGTGAGGCGCACATCCGCAGCAGGGAAACACGTCGTACGCAGCCGCCAAGCCCTCACCTCGCCCGAATGCACCTCCGCGTCCACCGCACACTGCCGTCCGTGGGCATAGCTTCGCTGCGCACGGTGCAGCAGAGCGAGGTGTAGCCGCTCGGGGTCGCTGCTGGAGGGGCGATCGCCGAGCTGTGGATCGTTGTGGCCGAGGAAGACGGAGACGGTGCCGTCCACTGCGGTGACGGTCAGATGGACCTGGTAGAGACGCGCGGTGTCCCCCATCGAGGCGGGCAGCCTCTGGGAGTTGACCAGGGAGACGTCCACGATCCGGCGCGCGCCTCGGTGGCGCACCACCGTCCGGAGCATCACTTCGGGCTGGTCGGCATCCGGGGCGACGGGTTCGAGCTCGGCGTCGGCGTCGAGGGGGACGGTGACCGTCCCGCCCGCCGGGCGGCGCTTCCAGACCCTGCGGGGCTTGCCCTGCTCGGTCAGGTGCACCTCGGACGGCGCCCGTTCGTAGCGGCCCCACTCGGCGACCACCTTGACGGCGTCGACATCGGAGGGCACCGCGAAGGACAGCCCGAGAGCAGAGGCCGCCATCGAACCGGACCGGACGGCGGCAGGCGCCTCGGGGGCGTCGTCATCGTCCACCGACTCCACGACCTCACGGTCTACCAGGCTTGGATCGTCCTGGCCCCGGGCGTCCTCCGAATCTTCGGAGGACGCATCGCGGGTCACCAGCCGGCCCAGCACATACCGCTCGGCCGGGCTGCTGCCCGGCGGCAGCTCCTCCTCCGGGCCGTCCCATGGCCCGTGCAGGTCACGCTCGAGAAGGCTCTCCAGCTCTTCACGGATCTCGTACGAAGTCCGCTCTGCAGCCGGGCCCGTGCCTGAGGTCACCGCGACACTCCTCCACTGTCGATCAGCCCGACGTTAGCCTCTCGCACCGACAGCCCTGGGCAGCTCACGCCCCACCCTCCAGCGCCGCGCGCCGGTGGTTCTCCTCCAACAGCAGGTCCAGCAAATCGAATCGGGCCTCCTTGCTGACCGTCCAGCGCATGCCGATCTTCGTTGGGTGATGCCCGATCCCCAGGTCCAGATCCGACCAGCCATACGCCGCCAGCACCGCCGCATCGATCTCGGCATGCAGCTCCCGCAGAGCCTGCACCTGCGGGTCGCGGTCGTCGGGGTCATGGACGTGGTTGTACGTCGTCGTCAGACCCCAACCACGGCCCAGCATCAGCTCACGACGCTCCGCGTCGAGCCGCTGGCCAAGGCGCTCCATCTCCGGAGTGGAGTCGGGACGGGGGAGGGTCAGGAAGACGTCAGAGGGGGTATAGCGGACGTCGCGCCGAATTGTGGAGCCATAGCGGATGGCCCAGATGGTGTGGGCACTCGACGACAAGAAAGCCAGACTCGCGAAGTCCTCCAGCGCAAAGACTACGGTGGCATCGGAAAAGACCATGTCAGTCTCGACCCGCACGGGTAGCACTGCGTTGCTATGCCTCGACAGCGCCAACACGTGGTGGCGCTTCCGAATCTCCTCGTACAGTTCCGGTGCCCGTTCGGCAAAGATCCACCAGCGCTCCC belongs to Streptomyces sp. NBC_01142 and includes:
- a CDS encoding ATP-binding protein, which gives rise to MDNGVGRDSAERVALSVGLSVTAQREDGVPALGALDPLDQAPARAASVSEALVRFGYTETWRPDETTDLSEKVRNAVRSTSTQALVVHIVAHGRLAETGERELHVVASDGTNLDDPVSSWISLIESHPDKPRPRTLFILDLCNSGAAATLSWQQQMQVGERRAWVIAASGREDKAFGYRLSRATAMVLGHYLDGTLAVDSSYQHIPLPTVAHEIAREVAKLSETEGFAQQVDVSRVPFTARIDHLPFFPNPGYTRQESLLPEVDAGIASMLDEAFDARHFMLRGASAEPLDRGDSGQGYFRGRDAEVRALTAWFNGQGSGFRLLTGKPGVGKSALLGVLVCAAHPTLRGATQNLWHSLPAKPGRNERLAVVHARRRDLTQVSDSLARQMGAAEKDRPADGWDAQSLLELAQSASDAPYTVVIDALDEAERPEDVTQALLLPLVREALKDSPRIRLLVGTRSDRRFATLTQFADASGGWLDLNHVQPHDLYESLQEYVGALLAIDTSYAAAEAGEAARALAEGIATRLTGVNAPSQDAAGEAEPLAWGEFLAAGLYVRHVLSLPTECNPALARELGLAAPVDLAELLELDLVGRGDQPHLRPVLAALAYAEGRGIPERALAHVAPAFMQRESSGGPLPTDSLREALEQARFYLRRDIDVDGTTLYRLFHEGLAERLRAGPYSRQGQEQTG
- the drmC gene encoding DISARM system phospholipase D-like protein DrmC, coding for MPAGRGRRGLRALEAQVAGIAVRAACRRLRSYLPGDTEGPYAAGLLLGAAQARRRQLVGHRVDVVWTGPASSIQTSRLTSAVVGELVDSAKREILLVSYASYPPKSLSTALTAAAARGVEVTLLLEQQADNPKFQGRTGFFDLPATRLSWPVQYRESGASLHAKIIVVDRQTALIGSANLTSYAFEKNLECGILLRDPAHASAIARHLDSLRETGILTASGGQQTSA
- the drmB gene encoding DUF1998 domain-containing protein; this translates as MKLNAGAVPTGRRNPSRIGQVRPSHLVTTAGVGSIVDLPTMSVIVRSLDAWSPERQETIQEPRLLAEVQRVLGQQVRALRKAPWDPSETDDPYTRVGVPVTPFPGWVRCPRCHRLGPLDPPGQFDLVHRYGRRPDLAKWVHSQCQRQTTTREVNKRACVPARFIVACDNGHLDDFPYVEFVHVNATQPCGGAKLVMLDSASTLGPQVTVRCAECGASRSLQEAAGKTGHEKLPLCRGRHPHQQRFEACGSPLRLMVLGASNLWFSVTASALHLPQAESVEDLVRAHWKVFGPAPSQEFMQMMVDGMNDLRNLRSVPSDELWALIEKIRAAGGPQPEETSGDLLEDEWRLLAKPTTTRQDADFRATPTATPVGYDDLLEQVVQVTRLREVQALVAFTRIAAPDRRDLIPHNRVSLSRGATQWVPAVEQRGEGIFLQLREDAVSRWVGKVANHPRLIALQAAHQRWCQNRDQPYVPGFPIARFVLLHTFSHLLMRQVALECGYSSSSIRERLYIGRPTKPAAGVLLSTAASDSEGTLGGLVALGSARYLKRLLDQAFEDASRCSSDPLCAEHVPEFPSDTLHSAACHACLFASETSCETNNRWLDRAFLVDITRDGLAFQL
- the drmA gene encoding DISARM system helicase DrmA, producing MTSGTGPAAERTSYEIREELESLLERDLHGPWDGPEEELPPGSSPAERYVLGRLVTRDASSEDSEDARGQDDPSLVDREVVESVDDDDAPEAPAAVRSGSMAASALGLSFAVPSDVDAVKVVAEWGRYERAPSEVHLTEQGKPRRVWKRRPAGGTVTVPLDADAELEPVAPDADQPEVMLRTVVRHRGARRIVDVSLVNSQRLPASMGDTARLYQVHLTVTAVDGTVSVFLGHNDPQLGDRPSSSDPERLHLALLHRAQRSYAHGRQCAVDAEVHSGEVRAWRLRTTCFPAADVRLTVPGDTSGMPGLVLDMARLGSAELARDDLVRALRPLVTGYRSWLAEQERRIDDDPEIGGYAAAARPAFTRAEEIADRLDRAIDLLRDDGIAREAFRFANQAMALQRVRGEVVRARLNAPELSLGGLLREKDVPANRSWRPFQLAFVLLCLPGLTDPGHRDAYRSVDDGEVQLLFFPTGGGKTEAYLGLTAYTFAIRRLQGIVGQGDEARDGTNGVAVLMRYTLRLLTAQQFQRAAALVCACEWLRQERLAAGDGRWGTTPFRVGLWVGSAVTPNSYGEAKRQVEDAQDRENALGGPLQLVACPWCGSKLTGTSLKTDDLKRRVRVFCSDPEGDCLYTERGSNGEGLPVLTVDEEIYRLTPSLVISTVDKLAQLPWKDAVAPLFGLVDSKCERHGWRTPTFREFCKSRHPAAGGLPAASPQPAMRLRPPDLVIQDELHLISDALGSLVGLYETVVDRLCSRPVGGVPVRPVLVASTATVRRARDQVEQVFARGLTIFPPQLLDAGDTFFSRSVTPGPDTPSRRYRGVCATGERLKSIEIRLVTALLEHGQTLFDRYGAAADPYLTVVDYFTSTRELAGMKRLVDDDVADRLASRQVRTRRRRPNVAELTSRMPSSRIGSTLAELERTFDPRFDSSDALEEFRRNAAEARAKLAGRAQPLDVLLATSMLQVGVDVPRLGLMVVTGQPKNSAEYIQATSRVGRDPRRPGLVVTLYQWSRPRDLAHYESFGYDHATFGMRVEGLTTTPFSDRALDRGLSGILAAAVRHSSYASLPNIAANNVPLSGTAVTELLNALEQRAAKVLHDAPQAATVRQAAQYRLDSWAKKRTALKAGRLGYEEAADVSGLLRSPDEEGWDLWSAPMSLREVEPEIVLQLDRRDGSLDSAPAWHYDRPPKGGST